One genomic segment of Helianthus annuus cultivar XRQ/B chromosome 14, HanXRQr2.0-SUNRISE, whole genome shotgun sequence includes these proteins:
- the LOC110891673 gene encoding methionine--tRNA ligase, cytoplasmic-like, whose amino-acid sequence MQNRKVCVLCNLKPATKRGIKSQAMVLCASTSYNVEFVEPPEGAAVGERVTFPGFDGEPDDVLNPKKKTLQVDLLHSDKNLVACYNDLPFTTSAGVCKVLSTSDGSIR is encoded by the exons ATGCAG AACCGCAAGGTTTGTGTTCTCTGCAACCTAAAGCCAGCAACCAAGAGGGGAATTAAATCACAAGCTATGGTTCTTTGTGCTTCCACTAGTTATAAC GTTGAATTTGTGGAGCCACCTGAGGGTGCTGCTGTCGGGGAGAGGGTTACCTTTCCTGGGTTTGACGGTGAGCCGGATGATGTTCTAAACCCTAAGAAGAAGACGCTGCAAGTGGATCTACTACATTCAGACAAGAATCTTGTAGCCTGCTATAATGATCTGCCATTCACAACTTCTGCAGGTGTTTGCAAAGTTTTATCAACATCCGATGGGTCAATTCGATGA
- the LOC110910213 gene encoding protein DOWNY MILDEW RESISTANCE 6-like: MILESISESLGLEKERLNTILGEQGQHMAINYYPLCPEPELTYGLPGHTDPNALTMLLQDTLVSGLQVQKDGKWVAVKPHPNAFVINIGDQLEALINGEYKSAWHRAVVNSDHSYLYGLYRDMLATWSGVKGMVW; the protein is encoded by the exons ATGATACTTGAATCCATATCGGAAAGTTTAGGTTTAGAAAAAGAGCGACTAAATACGATATTAGGCGAGCAAGGACAACATATGGCCATCAACTATTATCCACTGTGCCCTGAACCTGAGTTAACTTATGGGTTGCCTGGTCACACTGATCCTAATGCACTCACCATGCTCCTTCAAGACACGCTTGTCTCTGGATTACAAGTTCAAAAAGATGGCAAATGGGTAGCGGTTAAACCACACCCTAACGCGTTTGTCATCAACATTGGCGACCAACTAGAG GCGTTGATTAATGGTGAATACAAGAGTGCGTGGCATCGAGCTGTAGTCAACTCAGatcattcatatctctacggtctatatagagatatgttggctacctggtcgggggttaagggaatggtttggtaa